In the genome of Daucus carota subsp. sativus chromosome 9, DH1 v3.0, whole genome shotgun sequence, the window gttataatatttgttattttatcgtatatattttaatttaaactaatactattatgagaataaaattatgatagaataatatgattaaataaatttttatttaacggatgataaattcttaatagttaatttcgtCAAATTGCTAATTAAAAATGAggtcgaatatatatattttactgagaatgttacattacattttttttttcatgttataatttaaggagatctATAAAATCATATGTAAATCAACCtatcaatcttttaatatttcgttattgataattaataatatagtatggaacatattaagttaaaaaaatacgtaaaccaaataccgacccatcatactgacctaaatgttttggtttattagataataaaaaatatattataacatgttataaattaaagagatTCGTGACTAGAATACCAACCGGCTCACAGAACTCTCGACTAACATACCGACTAAGTGAACTTTTCCTAATTCTGATTTTCGATTTGTGTAATACTAAATCTATCATTGGCTCATTATACATACATTTATAGAGTATATAAAGGTTATTATTGATATTTTGTACTaatgtatttattatacattaatgtctaattgttaatatacattaattattacatgatttggaattaatttaatattatacatataaataacatatatctaatcatttttaaaattttaacttttccccacaaattttgtaaattttaatatttttcctgatttttgaGTGATTAATCCAGTTTTgaccaattaatcatcgatttaacTGAATTTTactaaatcatattaaaacccGTCTGATTATCGATTATTCGGTTAATCGACcgattttaattattatgatttaataaaattatatatgtgatttaataaaatgatatatatatatatatatatatatatatatatatatcattttttaacTATACGACAAAGACTCATGATTCGACAAGAATCTAATTTTCtatatcaaattttcaataattttaagtgagtgataatttaattatataataaaattttaaataatatatatttttttatacttatattttaataaatatcatcatagtgaggatatatgtacatttagacatcaagataaaatgatttaaaatacaaacaaatataaaatttaaattatacaaataatcTCAACTTAAAGAGAATGaacaaaagatatatataacatacattaaaaaaaatagtataaagCAATCTGTGTTTTGCACAGGTTAAAAAGCTAATTAGAAATAGATCAGTGATTTCTCATAACGGTTTctctgaataaatatataattttttttaattataatatacatgtatcaatataatgataattttaggAGTGGCTATGACTCCCTCTGATCTCTGTTTAAACTTGTCTTATATAGggataaactaaaaacaaaatcATAGAAATAAATATTCATGTGATAGTGCAAACAATTATCAATAGTGTGGTGAGCAGGTCATCATTTAGCCGACTTTACTTgagttttttattttgtttgtaagcacaattttatatataaacaatctTCCAACAAGAAGATGATGATTGGAAATAAGTACAAGCATTAGGAACTAATAAGTCAAAGTTTGGGACCTAAAATCAGCATCAAAGCAGGAGCATATTAGTCGATATCCAACAAAGAGGAGATCAGCAGCAAGCATTCCAGCTTGGTGAGTTTCCTCCTGAGCACCCACCTCTTCCACACAATTATCCATCTAAAACTGACCATTCTGCATGGCTAAACCATTATCCTGCATGTTTTTCAGGAGCATGAGCCATGTTAACAGGGGCGTTAACTTGACCTAAACCCAATCTATGAATTTGATCAACTAGCCAAGGGTAGCATAAAAATTCACAGGATCTTGGGCCTAGTCAAGAAGCACCACATCCTTGAAATCTGGATGATCGACCCCAAGACATACGCTATCACACAAGTCCAGCTCCTGTCTTTGAGCAAAATATCGATTTGTGAGACTAGATCATAAACTGCAGCTGGAGCACCCATTAGGAAGTCCCTCACAGTACGAAACGCCTCCCAGTTATCAGTTTCCAGGATAACAGAAGCATATCCTTTGATTATGGCACGACTCAGCGGGGCATAAATCGCCCAGAGTTGGTTCGCCAATCGCGTTAGGAAGGGGATAGCCCCCACCATTACATGCCTGAAAGAGTCGTTTGTAAGTAAATGCTCGACTGAAGCTTGAGGAGAACCACTTGAGTTCATCATTGCTGTTGCTGATACAGTTGACTTGCACGTGAAACTCAGCATGCATTGGCCAGTGAAGATATGGAATTAATGAGGGAGATCCATGCAAGTTAATATACTTTGATAATTCTATATGAAGATCTTAATATCTTTTGCCTGAATTATTTGACTATTCAGATTCGAGAAATGAATACCATGATAAGAATGGTTGAGCTTCCTTCTGAAGTTGATCAGTGCAATCAAATTTGAATTAAAGCCAGGCTGACAGCAGTTTCTCTTTGATCCTTCTCACGATATGATCCACCTTAAATAACCTTGCATGCATTGGCTGATGAAAATTGTACAAAGATAACCTATTCTCAGAATGGCTCCAGGTCAGCAACTTATTCATCGTAGCAGCTCTTAAAACACTAGTTGCTTCCACACGTTTGCCTGTAAGAAAATAACATTGCAATATAGTACTGTAACTCTCACTAGTTGCTTTTATACCTCCAAAAATGCTGGCAAACTCGAGAAGATTATGTACCTCAGAACTCTCTCCTTCGTTACACCTACGGCAAGTACTTCTTGCACAAAGCAAGCAGAGCATGATCCTGTTCTTGCACATCAAGTAAATCCACTAAAACAGATGCAGTAGATGCATCTGCTGCAAAGCCGTGACCAAGCATTTCATCTAAGAGTACACCTGCTTCACAGTAATTCTTATTCTGTAAACAACCGCGGATAAGCATGTTGTATGTGACATCATCAGGCAAGCAATCATTTCCTTCCATTTCCCTGAATAGTTCATTTGCTTCATCCAATAACCCTTCATGACAATATGCTTGGATCATCATTGTGTATGTTTTGACATCAGGCCGCAAACCTTTCAAAGGAAGGTTGTCAAAAAGGCTTCTTGCATTCTCTAGATGTCCATTTTTGCTTAGTCCATCCATCAGAATAGTGTAAACATGTATATCAGGAACTAGCCCACGGCATTCCAGTATTTGAAAAAAGGATAGTGCTTCAACAACATAACTATTCTGGCAAAGACCATGCAACAAGATACGGCATGTCACTTTATCTAACTCAACGCCTTGGTTAATCATCTTTTCCTTAAAAAATTTACGTGCTTCAACATGTCTACCTGCATGAAAAAAACCTTGCAGTATAGTACTGTAAGTCTGAATAGATGGGGTTAAACCTTCAGAGGGCATTTGTTGAAAAAGATCTATGGCTCTGTCCACTTTAAACTTTTTACAATAACCGTTGATGAGGATATTATAGCTAAGAGTATTAGGCAATATTCCCTTTCTAGTCATGCTTTCGAACACTACTAAAGCTTTATCAACCTCTCCCTGCAAGCAGTATCCATCCATTAGTGAATTGTAAGTGACTACATTAGGATAATGGCCTCTTTGAATCATCAACTCTATCACATCCTCTGCATCTTcaatcattccttctttgcaatacgcatcaatcaatatactgtAAGTAAAAACATTTTGAGAAATGTTCCTAAGATCCATCTCCTTGAGCAATTGTTTGACATCATGCCATCGATTAAAGTCACACAACCCTTGAATTAAAGAGCTGTAGGTCATAACATTTGGTGATATGCCTTTCCTTGTCATTTGGTGGAGAAGACCCAATGCTTGATCGATTAATCTATGTTTACACAAACAGTCAATAATTGTGGTGTAAGTTACAGTATTAGGCCTGCAACCTTTCTTCtccataattttaaacaacttaacAGCCACAGAAGGATTCCCTCTCTTGCAGATGCCGTCAATGATAATTGTATAGGTAACAACATCGGGTTGAATAAGTTGAAATCTGATGAGGTTCTGGAACAAAAGCTGAGCCTCTTGAAGCATATCTAGGGAAATAAGGCCCCTGATGAGAGTGGTATAAGTCACCACACTTGGCACAAAACCGTGCTTGATGattccagccagtaatgaaaaGGCAAAATCAACACGATCCAAGTGACAAAAACAGTTGATAATAGTAGTAATGGTAAATATATCAACAGGGATGCTTTCTACCCGCATCTTTCTAAAAAGGGAGACAGCTACGGAGTAGTGTTTCATCTTAACAAGAGCTGTTAAGAGTTGAGTGAAGTTGATAACAGTGGGCAGAGGCTTCATAAGGAgcattttatcaaacagttgaagagcatcatcgaGTTTATCAAAACCAACCTTAGATTTCTCAAGGAGTAAATGTTGAAGTCGAGCATGAGGTGGATTAGAGGAACAAGGGAAATGGGGTTTGGGTTTAAAGGGAatattagggttagggttagtgGAGAAGTGAGAAACTGTAATAACAGAATAGGATGTAAGACAACAAGTAAGAGCTGAAGCTGCAGAATGTGGTAGGAATCGAGAATTAAATATCACAAATTTCATCATCATATCTCTACTTGTCAGACTCAGATTTTTACCTGGTAGAACGCAAAAGAGCAGAGTATCATCAACTGAAGCCCAGAATTTTGATTTACGCCTATGTTATCACTCTGTACCAGAAATTATTAGGTTTCTTAAAATAGTATTCCCGTTTTAGTTCACTCAATattaaataaaactttaaattgTTTTCCaaataaattgatatatttaacATTTGTTTTTAGCCTTTATATAACTTAGATTTAATAAGTGTTTGACGAGAGCTCGATTGGACTATTTACATCATTGTTTAtgtcattttattatttcaaaaatataataaattttaatattttatattaaagtgGTCATATGTTAAGATATCTCAACCACCTAACTTCATCTCTACGAGAACTTGTTTAAAACtgtcatattattatatatcacgttattaaattttgatttgttttatagaattgagtattttttttaaatatacgaGTTTCACATAgacaattcttatttttgtttGATCACTAAAAATCGAGTAAGAAAGTCAAATAAGGTTGAAGGTGTGAGGAGAATATtcctaataaaatatatgatatatgtccTTAGATGTGAAAGCCAAACAAAGTTGAAGGTGTCAGAGAAATATTCgaaaaataacatattatatatgtcCTTATATGTTTTAACatgcatatgtatatattattgtgatttatttttatcatgGGCTTACATGTAATACACTTCATTTTGCAACTATTATTAGGTTAAATTTGTTGTCAAAATATCTTTTAGATGTGACATGGTGATTTTTATAGCAATTGGAGTGTTTAAATGGCatccttagagcaagtccaatggtga includes:
- the LOC108201090 gene encoding putative pentatricopeptide repeat-containing protein At1g12700, mitochondrial, with translation MMMKFVIFNSRFLPHSAASALTCCLTSYSVITVSHFSTNPNPNIPFKPKPHFPCSSNPPHARLQHLLLEKSKVGFDKLDDALQLFDKMLLMKPLPTVINFTQLLTALVKMKHYSVAVSLFRKMRVESIPVDIFTITTIINCFCHLDRVDFAFSLLAGIIKHGFVPSVVTYTTLIRGLISLDMLQEAQLLFQNLIRFQLIQPDVVTYTIIIDGICKRGNPSVAVKLFKIMEKKGCRPNTVTYTTIIDCLCKHRLIDQALGLLHQMTRKGISPNVMTYSSLIQGLCDFNRWHDVKQLLKEMDLRNISQNVFTYSILIDAYCKEGMIEDAEDVIELMIQRGHYPNVVTYNSLMDGYCLQGEVDKALVVFESMTRKGILPNTLSYNILINGYCKKFKVDRAIDLFQQMPSEGLTPSIQTYSTILQGFFHAGRHVEARKFFKEKMINQGVELDKVTCRILLHGLCQNSYVVEALSFFQILECRGLVPDIHVYTILMDGLSKNGHLENARSLFDNLPLKGLRPDVKTYTMMIQAYCHEGLLDEANELFREMEGNDCLPDDVTYNMLIRGCLQNKNYCEAGVLLDEMLGHGFAADASTASVLVDLLDVQEQDHALLALCKKYLP